In Pyxidicoccus xibeiensis, the genomic stretch GACGGCGACTTCGACGTGACGGCGTTCCGCCACGCGGTCGACATCATGCTGATGGCGCAGGAGATCATCGTCGGCTTCTCGCGCTACCCCACCGAGCGCATCCAGAAGAACAGCCATGACTACCGGCCGCTGGGCCTGGGGTTCGCCAACCTGGGCGCGCTGCTGATGGCCACGGGCCTGCCGTACGACTCGCCGGCGGGCCGCAACTACGCGGGGGCGATTACGTCCCTGATGTGCGGCGAGGCCTACGCGATGAGCGCGCGCCTGGCGGAGAAGCAGGGGCCGTTCGTCGGCTACGCGAAGAACGCGGAGCCCATGCTGGGCGTCATCCGCAAGCACCGCAAGGCGGCGTACAACATCGCGCCGGAGGGCGTGAGCGAGGAGCTGTACGCGGCGCAGAAGGCGGCCTGGGACGAGGCGCTGGCGCGCGGCGAGGAGCACGGCTTCCGCAACAGCCAGGTGACGGTGCTGGCCCCCACGGGCACCATCGGCTTCATGATGGACTGCGACACCACCGGGATTGAGCCGGACATCGCGCTCATCAAGTACAAGAAGCTGGTGGGCGGCGGCATGCTGAAGATCGTCAACCAGACGGTGCCGCTGGCGCTGGAGAAGCTGGGCTACCCCCAGACGCAGGCGCAGGACATCATCAGCTACCTCGACAAGCAGGAGACCATCGAGGGCGCGCCGCACCTGAAGCCCGAGCACCTGGCGGTGTTCGACTGCGCCTTCAAGCCGTCGCGCGGCGAGCGCAGCATCGGGTGGATGGGGCACATCCAGATGATGGAGGCCTGCCAGCCGTTCCTCTCCGGCGCCATCTCCAAGACGGTGAACATGCCGTCGAACGCGACGGTGGAGGACATCGAGAAGGCGTACCTGGAGGCCTGGAAGCGGGGCCTGAAGGCCATCGCCGTGTACCGCGACGGGTGCAAGCGGACGCAGCCGCTCAACACGTCCAAGGACGCGGGGAAGAGCGCGAAGGCCCAGGCCAAGGCGGTGGAGCCCGAGGTGCAGCCGGCGGTGAAGCCGGAGCCCCGCGCGGTGCGGCGGCGGCTGCCGGACGAGCGCCGGTCAATCACGCACAAGTTCTCCATCGGTGGCCACGAGGGCTACCTGACGGTGGGCATGTACGAGGACGGGGCGCCGGGCGAGCTGTTCATCGTCATGGCGAAGGAGGGCTCGGTGGTGAGCGGGCTGATGGACAGCTTCGCCACCAGCGTGTCGCTGGCGCTCCAGTACGGCGTGCCGCTGAAGGTCCTGGTCGACAAGCTCAGCCACACCCGCTTCGAGCCCAGCGGCTTCACGGGCAACCCGGCCATCCCCATCGCCAAGTCCATCACCGACTACATCTTCCGCTGGCTGGAGCTGAAGTTCCTGCCGAAGCAGGACGAGGCGGAGGACGCGGTGCTGGCCGCCCCGGTGGAGGCGACGCCCACGCAGCAGGCCCTGCCCGCCGAGGTGGTGACGCCGCCAGCCGTGTCCGGGCTGCGCTCCACGTGGCTCAACCAGGCGGACGCGCCGCCGTGCCACACGTGCGGTGCCATCATGATTCGCAGCGGTGCCTGCTACAAGTGCAGCAACTGCGGCGCCACCAGCGGCTGCAGCTGAGCGCGGCGCGCAGCGCGTGAAGTGAGGAGGGCTCCGGAGCTGCTGGCTCCGGGGCCCTTCTGCTTTCAGCGTGTCGTCGCGCGGTGGGTCCGGCTCAGGGGAGGCGGTCGTAGGTCTCCGACGCCTTGACGAGGACGCGGGACAGCTCTTCGACGGTGGAGGACTCGACGGGCTCCGAGCCCGGGTCCGCCACGATGAAGGCGACGGTACGGCCGCGACTGCGCACGGCGGCAACCACCAGGTGCGAGGACGCCTCGCCTCCGAGCGCGGAGAAGATGGCCTCGTCCTGCGGGGTGGTCGGTGCGTTGAAGATGCTCGGACCGCTGACGGCCATCGCCGAGGTGAGCAGCGAAGGTGCCTCCAGGTCCACCTTCAGCGCGGAGACCGCCGGGCTGTCACTCCCCTGCCCCCAGGCGTGCCCCACCCGCGCGAGCCCGAGGCTCTCTCCGAGGAGGTACGCCCGGCGGAAGCGCCCCGCGCAGTACGCGAGCAGCACCTTGCCGAGCATGCCCTGCGTCCCCACGCCATCCAGCGCCGCGAGCACCTGCTCCGCCGTGACCGCGGGCCCGACGGACGGCGTCTCCGTGGAGGCGCTGGCCGCGGCCAGGAGCGAGCTGACCACCTCGGAGGGCTCGCCCGCAGAGGGCTGCCAGGGCTGCTGGATGAAGTCCCAGGGCGAGGCCAGGGGCAGCTCGGTGGCCGGCGGAACGGCGGGCTCAGGGGAGAGGGCCGGTCCTTCGAGGTCCACGGTGCGGTCTGCCCAGGTCGTCTCGGGGACGTGGCCGATGGGGCCGCTGTGCTCCCGCCCCTGCCAGCCCACGAACTCCCAGGTCGACGCGAGCTCCATCGGCTCCTCGGACGAGGCGGGCAGGTCTTCCAGCTCGATGGGGGCTCGCGAGGTCTGCACCACGGGCCTGGGTGCGGACTCCGGAACGAGCGGAACGGCGGTTCCTTCGGGGGCAGTGTCGCCCGACGGGGGAACGGCCGTGAGCTTCGGGCTCACGTCGGTCTGGGGTTCCGGAGAGGACCCGGCCGCCAGGGCCGGCGAGACATCGCTGGAAGGAACGTTCGTTCCAACTTCGGGCGCGGGCTCGGCAGCCGCGGGGAGGACCTCGGAGGTGACCGCGAGCGGGCTGGAAGGAACGTTCGTTCCAATTCCGGGCGCGGGCCCGGCCCCACCGGGTTGGGCCTCGGAGAGGGCCTGGAGCGGGCTGGAAGGAACGTTCGTTCCAATCTCAGGCGCGGGCTCGGCCGCACTGGTATGGCGCTCGGAGAGGGTTTCGAGCGGATCCGAGGCGCGTGGCTCCAATTGCCTGGCGAAGCGCTCAGCCGATGGAGCGGGAGTCTCCGCTGCGGCCTCCGTGCGGCGTTCATCCTCTGGCGCAGGGTCCTGCTCGGTGAGCGCCATCGGCCGCTCGTTGGTGGGGACGGCTGCTCCCGCTTCTTCAGGAGCTGTCGTGCTCGGCTCGACAAGCGTGACTCCATCGAGCTGAGTGGCGGCAGCGGGTGCCACCGGAAGCACCGCGTCTGGCGGCACAGGCGCCGTGCCCTTGCCGTCGAGCGCGTCGGGCGTGACTTCTTCGGCCAGCTGCGCGAGCGCGGGAGGCTCCTGCTCCGCCGGGGCCGACGAGGCAACTGGCTCGAGAGACAACGCGTGGACTGCCTCCGCCCTGAAGGGCGCCTCCAGACCGCGGTCAGAGACGGATTCAGGCCCTTCGGAGGACGCGGCCGTTGCCTCACCCTGCCCTGCCGACTCCGTCAGCGAGGGCTCGGCATGGGCCACCTGGGGCGCAAGAGGTACGGAGGGTTCCGCACTGGCATCAGACGTGGGAATGGCGTGCGGATGTTCGTCGAGAGGTGCCGCGACATCCATCACCTCGCGCGCGGTGTCGAGACCACCTGCGCCCGTCTGGATGACGGAGAGCCCAGTCTCCTCGTGGGCGCGCTCGACCGGAGTCAGCGGCTCCGAACCGGCAGTCAGCCCGCTGCTCGACTCCGCTGGCGCGCTCGACTCGAAAGCCTGGCTCTCCGCCATGCGCACGGAGGCGGACAGCGCCTCGACCTGGGGCTCCATCCCGGGCGCGGAGTCCGACGGACCGGAGCCCTGGTCCTGCGCTTCGCTCATGAGGGCCACCAGCGGCGCGGCCTGAGTCTCCGTCTCGCTCGCGGCTGGCGCATGGCCCACTGCCTGAGCCTCCGTCGCGCTCGCGGACGGCAGCTGCTCGGAAGCCCGAGCACTCGCCACACTCGCGGACGGCAGCTGCTCGGAAGCCCGAGTACTCGTCACACTCGCGGACGGCAGCTGCTCGGAAGCCCGAGCACTCGTCACATTCGCGGACGGCGACGTCGCCGAAGCCTGCGCCTCGGAGTCACGCACGGGTGCCGCGACATCCTCCTGCGCCTGCTCTGGAGCCTCGGGCGGAAGCAGGGTGGCGAGGTTCGCCGTCGTCGAGGGCTCCAGCTTCTCCGGAGTGGAAGGCTGAACCGGAACCGGCAGCCCGGGCGCAGGAACGGACTGTGCGAGCCCCCCCGTCGCAGGCGCGACGGTACGCGGAGCCGCGGGCGACATCCCTGGAGGCACCCTCGACATTCCCGGTGGCACCGCGATGGGCATCCCCATCGGAGGAGTTCCCGTCCCTCGCGCCTGGGGTCCTTCGCCGGGACGCTGCGGGCCGGGAGGAGCCATGCCTCCCTGCGGCGCCATCCTCGGCGGAGGTGGACGCCCGGGCATCGGCGGCCCCGCCATCGGCACTCCAGGGCCCTGCGAGCCTGGAGGCATGCCCGGCCCCTGGGCTCGGCCGGGAGGCACGGGTCCACCAGGTGGAGGCCCCTGACGCGGAGGCATTCCCGGGTGTGCGCCCGGAGGCATCGGAGCCCCAGGCATCATGCCCGGAGGTGCCATGGGCCGTCCCTGCATTGGCCCGGGAGGCCCGCCCATGCCGGGAGCCATCATCGCGCCTGGAGGCATGGGCGGACGCGCGGCGCCAGGAGGCAGCGGTGCCGGCGGCATCCCTGGAGGCCGTGCCCCCTGAGCCATCGCCGCCCCGTGCGGCGGGGGCATCGGCAGGTGCCCGGGATGCGGCGGCAACGGAGCCCCGGCTTGCATCGGAGGGATGGCGCCACCCTGCGCCATCGCGAGCGGCATCGGAGCCCCCGCCTGCATCGGAGGGATGGCGCCACCCTGCGCCATCGCGGGCGGCA encodes the following:
- a CDS encoding vitamin B12-dependent ribonucleotide reductase: MEKELSSKASVNGKERRNGRKGKAASTGLTVERFFTTPGVDPADELAWEYRSAGITGEDGKAVFEQKNIEVPKAWSMLATNVVASKYFRGTPGTAERESSVRKLVARVVDTLTRWGVDGGYFASETDRETFHAELTHLLLRQKASFNSPVWFNVGVEAQPQCSACFINSVEDSMDSILTLARTEGMLFKYGSGTGSNLSTIRGSKELLAGGGTASGPVSFMKGFDAFAGVIKSGGKTRRAAKMVILNADHPDILEFIRCKSAEEKKAWALIDAGYDPSFNGEAYSSVFFQNSNNSVRVTDEFMKAVVNDAAWTTKAVRDGQPLDTYRARDLFREIAEAAHLSGDPGMQFDSTVNSWHTCSGTARINASNPCSEYMFLDDSACNLASLNLMHFRTIDGDFDVTAFRHAVDIMLMAQEIIVGFSRYPTERIQKNSHDYRPLGLGFANLGALLMATGLPYDSPAGRNYAGAITSLMCGEAYAMSARLAEKQGPFVGYAKNAEPMLGVIRKHRKAAYNIAPEGVSEELYAAQKAAWDEALARGEEHGFRNSQVTVLAPTGTIGFMMDCDTTGIEPDIALIKYKKLVGGGMLKIVNQTVPLALEKLGYPQTQAQDIISYLDKQETIEGAPHLKPEHLAVFDCAFKPSRGERSIGWMGHIQMMEACQPFLSGAISKTVNMPSNATVEDIEKAYLEAWKRGLKAIAVYRDGCKRTQPLNTSKDAGKSAKAQAKAVEPEVQPAVKPEPRAVRRRLPDERRSITHKFSIGGHEGYLTVGMYEDGAPGELFIVMAKEGSVVSGLMDSFATSVSLALQYGVPLKVLVDKLSHTRFEPSGFTGNPAIPIAKSITDYIFRWLELKFLPKQDEAEDAVLAAPVEATPTQQALPAEVVTPPAVSGLRSTWLNQADAPPCHTCGAIMIRSGACYKCSNCGATSGCS
- a CDS encoding GspE/PulE/PilB domain-containing protein; protein product: MAEKLGALLVRKGLITQAQLDEALKAQLIHGGRLGTNLVELEFLDIDTLAMVLGEQTRYPVAQEADFEAVTAATLGLLPAALAEKHLAFPLGQEGRRLKVAMVSPQEIQHTDALGFGTGLRIVPLVTPELRLFQFQAKRYGIKRDARFLQKAPGRSAPRAAPLAGPGAALVAEAAVPLPPAPVRPDPGAEGMFGGLAPGQYLSDDADAAESEAPATPAAMMDLREGGAPRGLPPTEAGPPVLAAMGVERQGPPQLVPAGVERGAQVPAGLRPGAPPRLTPAELPRVVAPPRLAPQSEPTEELDVLEETPHVPAPPRLAAEPEPAEEFEVVAEAPHASAPPRLAAEPEPAEEFEVVAEAPHVSAPPRLAPEPTEEFEVVAEAPHVSAPPRLAAEPEPTEELDVLEEGEVVEDIPVVAGFESGPPVLASMAMRAAPAADTAGAPAPEGMRPASPPRLTPTEVPRVDGPPQAGKVDDPGSAQPPGMQARQAGPMTPQPPGMVPAQVPQGMAGAPGHSSGGQVRPMPTPGAPVLDERTGPVAPQPPGMVARPATAVGVVPPGMAGPSGARPPSVTGMPSVQGGQAPVPPGMPRMAPPGAPMPPQAMAPPGAAPRPPGAPPPPLMTRPPIPPGMAAPQPPGMAPRGLPPAMAQGGAIPPMQAGAPMPLAMAQGGAIPPMQAGAPLPPHPGHLPMPPPHGAAMAQGARPPGMPPAPLPPGAARPPMPPGAMMAPGMGGPPGPMQGRPMAPPGMMPGAPMPPGAHPGMPPRQGPPPGGPVPPGRAQGPGMPPGSQGPGVPMAGPPMPGRPPPPRMAPQGGMAPPGPQRPGEGPQARGTGTPPMGMPIAVPPGMSRVPPGMSPAAPRTVAPATGGLAQSVPAPGLPVPVQPSTPEKLEPSTTANLATLLPPEAPEQAQEDVAAPVRDSEAQASATSPSANVTSARASEQLPSASVTSTRASEQLPSASVASARASEQLPSASATEAQAVGHAPAASETETQAAPLVALMSEAQDQGSGPSDSAPGMEPQVEALSASVRMAESQAFESSAPAESSSGLTAGSEPLTPVERAHEETGLSVIQTGAGGLDTAREVMDVAAPLDEHPHAIPTSDASAEPSVPLAPQVAHAEPSLTESAGQGEATAASSEGPESVSDRGLEAPFRAEAVHALSLEPVASSAPAEQEPPALAQLAEEVTPDALDGKGTAPVPPDAVLPVAPAAATQLDGVTLVEPSTTAPEEAGAAVPTNERPMALTEQDPAPEDERRTEAAAETPAPSAERFARQLEPRASDPLETLSERHTSAAEPAPEIGTNVPSSPLQALSEAQPGGAGPAPGIGTNVPSSPLAVTSEVLPAAAEPAPEVGTNVPSSDVSPALAAGSSPEPQTDVSPKLTAVPPSGDTAPEGTAVPLVPESAPRPVVQTSRAPIELEDLPASSEEPMELASTWEFVGWQGREHSGPIGHVPETTWADRTVDLEGPALSPEPAVPPATELPLASPWDFIQQPWQPSAGEPSEVVSSLLAAASASTETPSVGPAVTAEQVLAALDGVGTQGMLGKVLLAYCAGRFRRAYLLGESLGLARVGHAWGQGSDSPAVSALKVDLEAPSLLTSAMAVSGPSIFNAPTTPQDEAIFSALGGEASSHLVVAAVRSRGRTVAFIVADPGSEPVESSTVEELSRVLVKASETYDRLP